In Carya illinoinensis cultivar Pawnee chromosome 7, C.illinoinensisPawnee_v1, whole genome shotgun sequence, the following are encoded in one genomic region:
- the LOC122317163 gene encoding uncharacterized protein At1g76070-like → MKKPSKLRSNLFKFLIVPHAASRSAVNFQFQSPSLSPAKIYVGAGRSGSSGTSPSVSILPPEARRKKKNGSFDAREPTSPKVSCMGHVKKTTPSNPKRRVSSPPPQPQPTMRDVSCPSKEVKIKKIKKQEVVKIDYFVGRKRGGKPDGSSCREKPRIPEQVHETPRPSLSQIKRFSSARGALSSFDWRIQGAAGVPADCKEDQRRRRNASSAKKF, encoded by the coding sequence ATGAAGAAACCATCAAAATTGAGAAGCAATTTGTTTAAGTTTCTAATAGTACCGCATGCAGCATCTAGATCTGCTGTAAATTTCCAGTTCCAGAGCCCATCTCTTAGCCCTGCAAAAATATATGTTGGCGCAGGCAGATCAGGATCTTCCGGTACTAGTCCTTCCGTTTCAATACTCCCTCCAGAGGCtcgaagaaagaagaagaatggaagCTTTGACGCACGAGAGCCCACCTCCCCAAAAGTCTCGTGCATGGGCCATGTCAAGAAGACGACGCCCAGCAATCCTAAGCGCCGGGTTTCATCACCTCCGCCACAACCACAACCAACCATGCGCGACGTTTCTTGTCCAAGCAAAGAGGTTAAGATAAAAAAGATCAAGAAGCAAGAAGTTGTTAAGATTGATTATTTCGTGGGACGAAAGCGAGGTGGGAAACCCGATGGCTCCAGCTGCCGTGAAAAGCCAAGGATTCCAGAACAAGTACATGAGACGCCACGGCCTTCTTTGAGTCAGATAAAGCGGTTTTCAAGCGCTCGCGGTGCACTTTCCAGCTTTGACTGGAGAATTCAGGGTGCAGCGGGGGTTCCAGCCGATTGCAAGGAAGATCAAAGGAGACGAAGAAACGCTTCGTCAGCCAAgaaattttag